In a single window of the Gossypium hirsutum isolate 1008001.06 chromosome A13, Gossypium_hirsutum_v2.1, whole genome shotgun sequence genome:
- the LOC107895163 gene encoding protein CLMP1 isoform X2 produces the protein MAALQLYDNALRLIPKTHPDRAVFHSNRAACLMQMKPIDYDAVIAECNMAIQAQPLYVRALLRRARAFEAVGKYEMAMQDVQLLLGAEPNNKDALEIGRRLRTALGPRLEAQQDLQSRPSPAALGASAVRGAPIAGLGPCLPARPVPKKTSTSPPQGSAVSPNNKLDKHQMNVAPETGSKNKNQLPKLMLKPCSGSSKATDNPNKDGLREKSFSTSMRGQVPEVAIQWRPLKLVYDHDIRLSQMPVNCSFKVLREIVSKRFPSSKSVLIKYKDNDGDLVTITCTTELRLAESSVDALVPIEPQADKTSGFGTLRLHIVEVSPEQEPPLPEEEVEKPLESQGAKSDESVSHSSLGDSVSEGVDVEIEKTEKESSKGKIGANEDPECKEVEMDDWLFEFAQLFRTNVGIDPDAHIDLHELGMEHCSEALEETVTSEEAQILFDKAAAKFQEVAALAFFNWGNVHMCSARKRIPLDESAGKEVVSEKLQTAYDWVGEKYSLAREKYAEALSIKPDFYEGLLALGQQHFEMAKLNWSFALAKKIDLSTWDPAETLQLFNSAEEMMKDATEMWEKLEQQRVNELKDPNSGKKEELLKIKKKLGSGAENELPGTGNQCELSAEEVAEQAAVMRSQIHLFWGNMLFERSQVECKLGMDGWKKNLNTAVERFKLAGASEADISTVLKNHCSNGDAVEGDEKKVVGDVNQISDK, from the coding sequence ATGGCTGCTCTTCAACTCTATGATAATGCTCTTAGGCTTATCCCCAAAACCCACCCTGACCGAGCTGTCTTTCACAGCAATAGAGCTGCTTGTTTGATGCAAATGAAACCCATTGATTATGATGCTGTTATTGCTGAGTGTAATATGGCAATCCAGGCTCAGCCTCTCTACGTTCGAGCTCTTCTTCGAAGGGCTCGAGCCTTTGAGGCTGTTGGAAAGTATGAAATGGCTATGCAGGATGTGCAACTTCTTTTGGGGGCTGAACCCAATAACAAGGACGCTTTGGAGATTGGCCGGAGATTAAGGACTGCATTGGGTCCTCGTCTGGAGGCTCAGCAAGACCTCCAGAGCCGGCCCTCTCCGGCTGCACTTGGGGCTTCTGCTGTTCGTGGTGCACCAATTGCTGGCCTTGGGCCTTGCTTACCTGCTCGTCCAGTGCCTAAGAAGACATCAACATCACCACCTCAAGGATCAGCTGTATCACCAAATAATAAGCTGGATAAGCACCAAATGAATGTAGCACCTGAAACTGGTTCCAAGAACAAGAACCAGTTGCCAAAACTCATGCTGAAGCCTTGCAGTGGTTCTTCAAAAGCAACTGATAATCCGAATAAGGATGGCCTGAGAGAAAAGTCTTTTTCCACTTCTATGCGTGGGCAGGTTCCTGAGGTTGCAATTCAATGGAGGCCATTGAAACTTGTTTACGATCATGACATTAGGCTTTCTCAAATGCCGGTGAATTGCAGCTTCAAAGTGTTGAGAGAGATTGTGAGCAAACGTTTTCCTTCATCCAAGTCAGTTTTGATCAAATATAAGGATAATGATGGAGATTTGGTGACTATTACTTGCACAACAGAACTCAGATTGGCCGAGTCTTCTGTAGATGCTCTTGTTCCAATAGAGCCTCAAGCTGATAAAACTAGTGGATTCGGAACGTTGAGGTTGCACATTGTTGAGGTGAGTCCAGAGCAGGAGCCTCCACTACCGGAAGAAGAGGTAGAGAAGCCTTTGGAGAGCCAGGGAGCTAAGTCAGATGAAAGTGTGTCGCACTCGTCTCTTGGTGATTCTGTTTCAGAAGGTGTTGATGTGGAGATTGAAAAGACAGAGAAAGAATCTTCAAAGGGGAAAATTGGGGCTAACGAAGATCCAGAGTGCAAGGAAGTTGAGATGGATGATTGGCTTTTTGAGTTTGCTCAGCTTTTCCGCACCAATGTTGGTATTGACCCGGATGCTCATATTGATTTGCATGAGCTTGGAATGGAGCACTGTTCAGAGGCTCTTGAGGAGACGGTTACAAGTGAGGAAGCTCAAATCCTCTTTGACAAAGCAGCTGCTAAGTTCCAGGAGGTGGCTGCTTTGGCTTTCTTTAATTGGGGAAATGTTCATATGTGTTCTGCAAGGAAACGGATTCCCTTAGATGAGTCTGCCGGGAAGGAGGTAGTGTCAGAGAAACTTCAAACAGCCTACGATTGGGTTGGTGAAAAGTATTCTTTGGCAAGAGAGAAGTATGCTGAAGCACTCTCGATCAAGCCGGACTTTTATGAAGGGTTGCTAGCATTGGGACAGCAACATTTTGAAATGGCTAAACTTAATTGGTCTTTTGCACTTGCAAAGAAAATAGACCTCTCAACATGGGATCCTGCGGAAACACTTCAACTTTTCAACAGTGCAGAGGAGATGATGAAAGACGCAACAGAAATGTGGGAGAAGTTGGAGCAGCAGAGAGTAAATGAGTTGAAGGATCCAAATTCAGGCAAGAAGGAAGAGTTGTTGAAGATAAAGAAGAAACTGGGAAGCGGTGCTGAAAATGAGCTACCAGGAACAGGTAATCAGTGTGAGCTTTCAGCCGAAGAAGTAGCAGAACAAGCAGCTGTAATGAGATCACAAATACATCTTTTTTGGGGCAACATGCTCTTCGAACGATCCCAAGTTGAATGCAAATTAGGAATGGATGGTTGGAAAAAGAATCTCAATACTGCCGTTGAACGCTTCAAGCTTGCCGGCGCATCTGAAGCTGACATTTCTACAGTTTTGAAGAATCATTGCTCAAATGGAGATGCAGTTGAAGGTGATGAAAAGAAGGTAGTTGGAGATGTGAATCAAATATCTGACAAGTAA
- the LOC107895165 gene encoding uncharacterized protein At4g26485 codes for MDQIISFIQKGLVGLVFYPFKRLRSRQSVESSEDLEDPKEQCTLLISTPELSDDPSCNSESDTDTIFRLHQNVGTTCIDIVGDNSRQDSDVCVVNVENLGGRQLVGAGEIRWIRHYCSSQRMLLVGEGDFSFSASLARAFGSATNMIATSLDSRGFLFRNYKKAIANIHELRVRGCIVLHGIDATEIANHCYLGAFKFDRIIFNFPHAGFCSDEPGESQRRRHQLLISLFLKNAKEMIEERGEIHVTHKSNRFFRDWNLRGLAAAVGLRLIQEVPFNFTDYRGYRTKYGFGGDNNFNCNPSKTYKFGLFPIMSP; via the exons ATGGATCAAATAATCTCCTTCATTCAAAAAGGTTTGGTGGGTTTAGTTTTTTACCCCTTTAAAAGATTGCGGAGTCGTCAAAGCGTGGAAAGTTCAGAGGATTTAGAGGACCCAAAGGAGCAATGTACCCTACTGATTTCCACACCGGAGCTGTCGGATGATCCTTCATGTAACAGTGAGAGCGACACGGATACCATCTTTAGATTACATCAAAATGTGGGCACTACTTGCATTGATATCGTGGGAGACAACAGCAGGCAGGACTCTGATGTATGTGTGGTGAACGTGGAGAATTTGGGAGGAAGACAACTAGTTGGAGCAGGGGAGATTAGATGGATACGCCATTATTGCAGTTCTCAAAGGATGTTGTTGGTGGGGGAAGGCGATTTTTCATTCTCTGCTAGTTTGGCTCGTGCTTTTGGTTCTGCAACAAACATGATTGCCACTTCTCTCGACTCCAGAG GGTTCTTGTTCAGAAATTATAAGAAGGCAATAGCCAACATACATGAACTAAGGGTTAGAGGATGCATTGTTTTGCATGGGATAGATGCAACTGAAATAGCGAATCACTGCTACCTGGGAGCCTTTAAATTCGATCGAATCATTTTCAACTTCCCGCACGCTGGTTTTTGTTCAGACGAACCAGGCGAATCCCAGAGACG TCGGCATCAGTTGCTGATAAGCTTGTTTTTGAAGAATGCAAAGGAGATGATTGAGGAGAGAGGCGAAATCCATGTGACCCACAAATCGAATAGGTTCTTTCGGGACTGGAATTTGCGGGGATTAGCGGCTGCCGTTGGGCTGAGGCTTATCCAAGAGGTGCCGTTCAATTTTACCGATTATCGGGGGTACCGCACCAAATATGGGTTCGGTGGTGACAACAATTTCAACTGTAATCCTAGCAAAACTTACAAATTTGGTCTATTTCCGATTATGTCGCCATGA
- the LOC107895163 gene encoding protein CLMP1 isoform X1, with protein sequence MGKSGGRKKKGGLNANQVSVDNNSSNKNSHVNGGVDLDSSVFSKRANELKEEGNVKYQNKDYMAALQLYDNALRLIPKTHPDRAVFHSNRAACLMQMKPIDYDAVIAECNMAIQAQPLYVRALLRRARAFEAVGKYEMAMQDVQLLLGAEPNNKDALEIGRRLRTALGPRLEAQQDLQSRPSPAALGASAVRGAPIAGLGPCLPARPVPKKTSTSPPQGSAVSPNNKLDKHQMNVAPETGSKNKNQLPKLMLKPCSGSSKATDNPNKDGLREKSFSTSMRGQVPEVAIQWRPLKLVYDHDIRLSQMPVNCSFKVLREIVSKRFPSSKSVLIKYKDNDGDLVTITCTTELRLAESSVDALVPIEPQADKTSGFGTLRLHIVEVSPEQEPPLPEEEVEKPLESQGAKSDESVSHSSLGDSVSEGVDVEIEKTEKESSKGKIGANEDPECKEVEMDDWLFEFAQLFRTNVGIDPDAHIDLHELGMEHCSEALEETVTSEEAQILFDKAAAKFQEVAALAFFNWGNVHMCSARKRIPLDESAGKEVVSEKLQTAYDWVGEKYSLAREKYAEALSIKPDFYEGLLALGQQHFEMAKLNWSFALAKKIDLSTWDPAETLQLFNSAEEMMKDATEMWEKLEQQRVNELKDPNSGKKEELLKIKKKLGSGAENELPGTGNQCELSAEEVAEQAAVMRSQIHLFWGNMLFERSQVECKLGMDGWKKNLNTAVERFKLAGASEADISTVLKNHCSNGDAVEGDEKKVVGDVNQISDK encoded by the coding sequence atggGGAAATCAGGAGGTAGAAAAAAGAAGGGTGGTTTAAATGCAAACCAGGTTTCAGTTGATAATAATTCTAGTAATAAAAATTCACATGTTAATGGCGGTGTTGACTTAGACTCTTCTGTGTTTTCGAAAAGAGCCAATGAGCTCAAAGAAGAAGGCAATGTCAAGTATCAAAACAAGGACTATATGGCTGCTCTTCAACTCTATGATAATGCTCTTAGGCTTATCCCCAAAACCCACCCTGACCGAGCTGTCTTTCACAGCAATAGAGCTGCTTGTTTGATGCAAATGAAACCCATTGATTATGATGCTGTTATTGCTGAGTGTAATATGGCAATCCAGGCTCAGCCTCTCTACGTTCGAGCTCTTCTTCGAAGGGCTCGAGCCTTTGAGGCTGTTGGAAAGTATGAAATGGCTATGCAGGATGTGCAACTTCTTTTGGGGGCTGAACCCAATAACAAGGACGCTTTGGAGATTGGCCGGAGATTAAGGACTGCATTGGGTCCTCGTCTGGAGGCTCAGCAAGACCTCCAGAGCCGGCCCTCTCCGGCTGCACTTGGGGCTTCTGCTGTTCGTGGTGCACCAATTGCTGGCCTTGGGCCTTGCTTACCTGCTCGTCCAGTGCCTAAGAAGACATCAACATCACCACCTCAAGGATCAGCTGTATCACCAAATAATAAGCTGGATAAGCACCAAATGAATGTAGCACCTGAAACTGGTTCCAAGAACAAGAACCAGTTGCCAAAACTCATGCTGAAGCCTTGCAGTGGTTCTTCAAAAGCAACTGATAATCCGAATAAGGATGGCCTGAGAGAAAAGTCTTTTTCCACTTCTATGCGTGGGCAGGTTCCTGAGGTTGCAATTCAATGGAGGCCATTGAAACTTGTTTACGATCATGACATTAGGCTTTCTCAAATGCCGGTGAATTGCAGCTTCAAAGTGTTGAGAGAGATTGTGAGCAAACGTTTTCCTTCATCCAAGTCAGTTTTGATCAAATATAAGGATAATGATGGAGATTTGGTGACTATTACTTGCACAACAGAACTCAGATTGGCCGAGTCTTCTGTAGATGCTCTTGTTCCAATAGAGCCTCAAGCTGATAAAACTAGTGGATTCGGAACGTTGAGGTTGCACATTGTTGAGGTGAGTCCAGAGCAGGAGCCTCCACTACCGGAAGAAGAGGTAGAGAAGCCTTTGGAGAGCCAGGGAGCTAAGTCAGATGAAAGTGTGTCGCACTCGTCTCTTGGTGATTCTGTTTCAGAAGGTGTTGATGTGGAGATTGAAAAGACAGAGAAAGAATCTTCAAAGGGGAAAATTGGGGCTAACGAAGATCCAGAGTGCAAGGAAGTTGAGATGGATGATTGGCTTTTTGAGTTTGCTCAGCTTTTCCGCACCAATGTTGGTATTGACCCGGATGCTCATATTGATTTGCATGAGCTTGGAATGGAGCACTGTTCAGAGGCTCTTGAGGAGACGGTTACAAGTGAGGAAGCTCAAATCCTCTTTGACAAAGCAGCTGCTAAGTTCCAGGAGGTGGCTGCTTTGGCTTTCTTTAATTGGGGAAATGTTCATATGTGTTCTGCAAGGAAACGGATTCCCTTAGATGAGTCTGCCGGGAAGGAGGTAGTGTCAGAGAAACTTCAAACAGCCTACGATTGGGTTGGTGAAAAGTATTCTTTGGCAAGAGAGAAGTATGCTGAAGCACTCTCGATCAAGCCGGACTTTTATGAAGGGTTGCTAGCATTGGGACAGCAACATTTTGAAATGGCTAAACTTAATTGGTCTTTTGCACTTGCAAAGAAAATAGACCTCTCAACATGGGATCCTGCGGAAACACTTCAACTTTTCAACAGTGCAGAGGAGATGATGAAAGACGCAACAGAAATGTGGGAGAAGTTGGAGCAGCAGAGAGTAAATGAGTTGAAGGATCCAAATTCAGGCAAGAAGGAAGAGTTGTTGAAGATAAAGAAGAAACTGGGAAGCGGTGCTGAAAATGAGCTACCAGGAACAGGTAATCAGTGTGAGCTTTCAGCCGAAGAAGTAGCAGAACAAGCAGCTGTAATGAGATCACAAATACATCTTTTTTGGGGCAACATGCTCTTCGAACGATCCCAAGTTGAATGCAAATTAGGAATGGATGGTTGGAAAAAGAATCTCAATACTGCCGTTGAACGCTTCAAGCTTGCCGGCGCATCTGAAGCTGACATTTCTACAGTTTTGAAGAATCATTGCTCAAATGGAGATGCAGTTGAAGGTGATGAAAAGAAGGTAGTTGGAGATGTGAATCAAATATCTGACAAGTAA
- the LOC107895162 gene encoding RNA-binding protein pno1, which translates to MSTEAPTSMETETVASKTKLESNTLPPKPKFEPLKAHEMSDGRIQFRKVSVPPHRYSPLKKYWMDIYTPIYEQMKVDIRMNLKARKVELKTRSDTPDVSNLQKCADFVQAFMLGFDVPDAIALLRLDELYVESFEIKDVKTLRGEHLSRAIGRLSGKGGKTKFAIENATKTRIVIADTKIHILGSFANIKIARDSLCNLILGSPAGKVYSKLRQVTARLAERF; encoded by the coding sequence ATGTCTACTGAAGCACCCACCAGCATGGAGACTGAAACAGTGGCTTCTAAAACTAAACTTGAATCCAATACATTGCCCCCAAAGCCGAAATTCGAGCCTCTGAAAGCTCACGAAATGTCCGATGGTCGAATCCAGTTTCGAAAGGTCTCGGTTCCACCGCATAGGTATTCACCTCTGAAGAAATACTGGATGGATATCTATACACCAATTTATGAACAGATGAAGGTTGATATCCGTATGAACCTGAAAGCTCGGAAAGTTGAACTGAAAACTAGATCCGATACACCTGATGTTAGTAACCTACAGAAGTGTGCCGACTTTGTTCAGGCTTTCATGTTGGGTTTCGATGTCCCAGACGCCATTGCTCTTTTGAGGTTGGATGAGCTATATGTTGAGTCCTTTGAAATCAAGGATGTAAAGACACTCAGAGGAGAGCACTTGTCTCGTGCCATTGGAAGACTGTCTGGGAAAGGTGGTAAAACGAAGTTTGCTATCGAAAATGCTACAAAGACTCGGATCGTCATCGCTGACACCAAGATTCATATACTGGGATCTTTTGCTAACATCAAGATTGCCAGGGATTCTCTTTGCAACCTCATATTAGGTTCCCCTGCTGGGAAAGTCTATTCAAAACTTAGACAAGTTACAGCCAGATTGGCAGAAAGGTTTTGA
- the LOC107894366 gene encoding uncharacterized protein At4g26485: protein MGFGKTACQRNEMEAEKSTKHYSSSHKILLVGEGDFSFAACLATSLGSGVNMVATSLDSKVMLNYKYNDAMANVSRLEELGCTVIDEVDCCTMSQHPKLKSNLFDRIVFNFPHAGFFFARESTPYVIDLHKNVVKGFLRNAVEMLTENGEVHITHKTAHPYKMWESEKLANEVGLGLLDKIAFYYWDYPGYKNKRGECQHCDKSFPIGESSTYKFKIMN from the exons ATGGGATTTGGGAAAACTGCATGTCAAAGGAATGAAATGGAAGCAGAAAAAAGTACAAAACATTATAGCAGCAGTCATAAAATACTGCTGGTTGGTGAGGGCGATTTCTCTTTTGCTGCCTGTTTGGCCACGTCTCTAGGTTCTGGTGTTAACATGGTCGCCACTTCTCTTGATTCGAAAG TGATGTTAAACTACAAGTACAATGACGCAATGGCAAACGTGTCTCGACTTGAAGAGCTTGGATGTACAGTTATCGATGAAGTAGATTGCTGCACTATGAGCCAACATCCCAAGCTCAAGTCGAACTTGTTCGACCGTATTGTCTTCAACTTTCCTCATGCTGGATTCTTCTTCGCGCGTGAAAGCACACCTTACGTTATTGA TCTCCATAAGAATGTGGTGAAAGGGTTTCTGAGGAACGCAGTTGAGATGCTAACAGAGAATGGAGAAGTTCATATAACACATAAAACAGCACATCCATACAAGATGTGGGAAAGTGAGAAGCTCGCTAATGAAGTTGGATTAGGGTTGCTTGataaaattgcattttattaCTGGGATTATCCAggatataaaaacaaaagaggagAATGTCAACATTGCGATAAAAGCTTTCCAATTGGAGAATCCAGTACATACAAGTTCAAGATAATGAATTAG